The genomic DNA TTCGGCACTCGGCCATCGCGTGCAGAGTCGTTTCGCCGCCACCATCGAGTCGGACGTGCATGACGCAGCGTCGCCGTTGAATCGACTCGATCTGCCCTTCAAACGCCAGGCTCACCTGCCGTTGCTGTTCGTCCAGCCCGCGGTACGCCAGCTTGACCGTCGAACCATTGATTTCGGGTTCGAGCAAATCGCCACGTTTCGCTCGACGCTCGCCACGGACTTCGAAGATATCGCGAAAATCGGCATCGAATCGATACTCGATACTCAATTCAATCGGACAGCGAGAATAGTTCTTCAGCTGCAGGTGTTCATAGAACCCACCGCTATCGAGCAACATGCTGCGGAATACGTGCAGCGTCCCTTGCGGCAACACGTGTCCGGATTGTGGCAGTTCGGGCGTCGTCATCTGAACGACCAGCGAACTGTTGTCCTCTTTCATCGTGGAGTTCAGCAGCAGCGGCCGTTTTTGATTGATCAACAGTTCCCAATTGGAGAGGAACCGCGTGCCGAGATGGTACAGCCCCTGTTCGGATTCTCCCGCCGTACCGACTTCGCCCAATCGGTCGAAGATCGCAAAGGTGTCCCCTTGCTTGAGGACTTGGATATCTGCGGGCGCCCGATTGGTTTGGGCTTGCACGTCCCAATCGGTAGTCCCCGTTTCGACTTTCGCAGGAGGTGTCGTGCTCATAGTGAACTGGCTTTGCTGTGTTGTTAGAACCTGTGAAGCAAACGCAGCGAGCGACAGTGATTTGAAGAGGAGGAGGGGCACAGGGTTCGTCCGCTTGGTCCCCCTCCTCTCATTCTGTCGCTCCCAATCGTTTATACGCGAACGCAATCGCTACGCAGTTTCCATCGTCAGCGGTTGATCGTTCGACTTGGCGATCGCCCGTCGCGACGGGATTCGGATCGTAGGTTGCGGAGCGATCAACTTTTCATACACCTGCACATAGCCATGCGTCATCGGTTCGACATCGAAGCGATCCTGGAAGTACAGTCGACAGCCACGGCGACTGATCTTGTCGATGTTTTCAGCCGCGGCGACTGCTTCGTCGATGCTTTCGACGATGTAGCCGGTCACTCCCGGCTTCATCACTTCATCGACGCTACCGTTGCGGAATGCAACCACGGGAGTTCCGCAGGCCATCGCCTCAGTCATCACCAACCCAAACGGCTCGGGCCAATCGATGGGGAACAGCAACGCTTTGGCACCACCCAGCAGTTCGTTTTTGCCTTCTTCATCGACCTCGCCGATGTATTCGATCAAGGGATCGCTCAAATGCGGCTGGATTCGCTCGGCAAAATACTGCTCATCGACTCTGTCGATCTTCGCCGCCATCTTCAACTTAACGCCCAATCGCTTAGCGATTTCGATAGCACGCTCCGGCCCTTTTTCGGGGGAGAAGCGTCCCAGGAAGGCGAAGTATTCGACCGGGTCGGGTGTCGGCTGAAACATGTAGTTCTCGCCGGGCGTTCCGTTGTAGACGGTGCCGACCCAGTTTGCGTGCGGGATCGGCCGCCGCTGGGAATCGCTGATCGAAACGACTGGCATGTCGGGGAATTCATCGAAGACGGTTTGGAAATCGGGGAGATCCAACCGCCCGTGCAATGTCGTGACGTGAGGCGTGTTCAAATACCGCATCGCACTGAAGTGGCTGAAGTCGGTGTGAAAGTGAATGATGTCGAACTTGTCAGCCATCCGCAGCACCTCCATCAGTTGGCGTTGGTGCCAAACGACGGGGTCGCGAGTCTCTCGGCTACAACGCAGTGATTCTTTGACGACGGCAACATGATCGGCCTCGGTTCGCGAATCACCGCTCGCGAAAAGTGTCACGTCGTGCCCTTGCCGAACGAGTTCTTCGGTCAAGTAATGGACGACCCTCTCGGTGCCGCCATAAGTCTTCGGTGGCACGGTTTCAATCAGTGGAGCGACCTGCGCAATTCTCATTGGTTGGTTTCCTTAACAACGTCCTTGGAAAGCTCGTTTAACGACCAGCAGTCAAGGGTCGAGCGACCGATAAACGATCACCGCCGCATTCGGCTCGTCGTTAAACAACCGAAAATTAGATCGCCACCGCATATTGCAACGTTCGTACCAAAGCAACGCAACGCCCAAAGATGTTGCCAAGCTGGCACGCGGGTCTAAGAAAACCACACTGCCAAACTTGATCTGCATCCTTGCTGGCGTCGCGAGATCGGCAAGCCGTTCTCGTATGCGGTGTGTAGCCCTATTATATGAAATCCAATCGACGCCGCTGTCAAGAACTCTAACATTCGTCGATTATCGCCGGTGTTTGCCGAAGCCATCTCGCTGCGGAACGTCTATCCGCAAGCTGGTCAACAGCCAGCCACGCCTGCGCATCGGCCATCCTTTTCCCCGACGCAGGAACGCCTTAGCCGTTATTGCAGCCGCTGCGATTTAGTCTGCGTCGAGCCCACTGCCGGGACCGTGATTGCCAATCGCGTCACCCACCTGGCCTAAGAAAAAATAGATCTCCTCCCGGTTCTGTTTCGCTTGGTCGCGCCATTGCTGCTGCGGCAATTCGAAACCACGCTCCCCAATTCGCTTCACCCCAAGCCGTGTGTCCTGTATCACGACGCGGCCGTTGAGATTGCTGTACCACTCCAAATACAACGACTTGCGCAACGTTGTCGGCGGCGTTTCACCGGCGTAGGATCGCCGAACAAATTCCTTGCTACTGCACTCATAATGTCGCAGCACTTGATCGGCGGTGACGTCGCCGATCGTGCCCGATTGATCGGTCGCGAT from Rosistilla oblonga includes the following:
- a CDS encoding glycosyltransferase family 4 protein is translated as MRIAQVAPLIETVPPKTYGGTERVVHYLTEELVRQGHDVTLFASGDSRTEADHVAVVKESLRCSRETRDPVVWHQRQLMEVLRMADKFDIIHFHTDFSHFSAMRYLNTPHVTTLHGRLDLPDFQTVFDEFPDMPVVSISDSQRRPIPHANWVGTVYNGTPGENYMFQPTPDPVEYFAFLGRFSPEKGPERAIEIAKRLGVKLKMAAKIDRVDEQYFAERIQPHLSDPLIEYIGEVDEEGKNELLGGAKALLFPIDWPEPFGLVMTEAMACGTPVVAFRNGSVDEVMKPGVTGYIVESIDEAVAAAENIDKISRRGCRLYFQDRFDVEPMTHGYVQVYEKLIAPQPTIRIPSRRAIAKSNDQPLTMETA